The following nucleotide sequence is from Tachyglossus aculeatus isolate mTacAcu1 chromosome 11, mTacAcu1.pri, whole genome shotgun sequence.
tgttctaagcactggggaggttacaaggtgatcaggttgtcccacagggggctcacagtcttaatccccattttacagatgaggtaactgaggcccagagaagttaagtgacttgcccaaagtcacacagctggcaattggcggagccgggacttgaacccatgatcactgactccaaagcccgggctctttccactgagccacgctgattctccacttgtctgctgtgtgaccttgggcaagccacttctcttctctggacctcagttccctcatctgtaaaatgggggttgagactgtgagccccatctgggacagggactgtgtccaacgtgatttgcatGTCTccaccatagcgcttagtacataggcttagtatgtgcctggcacatagtaagtgcttaacaaattccataattatcattatttgtagtgtttattaagctcttactgtgagcagagcattacaTTAAGCACTTTAGAATTACATTAAGCACTTgtaacagaataagtagacaatatccctgccctcagggagtttaccatctaatgggaAAATGATCCTTTGActgcgcgctctctctctctctctctctctctctctctctctctcttcctcttccccccgcccccccagatcCTAAATGTTTACTCTGAAAAATGTACCAAAGTTGTCCAGGCTGTAGTTGACATACCTACCATGGTTTGCCCTTTTCTCAGCAGTTCCGTCCCCGCCTCCCCCCTCCATACACACACATtgaagagaggaggcagggagcacCTTGGGGCCATTGTTCCCAACCTGAAGCTGATAGTATTTCCTGACTGACCTGGAATCTGCCTTTGATCAATATGTTCTGCAGGAGTCTGGAAATGCCCCTTCGGAAGGAACAATGAAATCCATATGTAACAAATGGAGTTGCCAAAGATGTTTGCCCTGGGCTGTCTAGATATGGTTTTAAAGGCAATAAAATCCTGGTTTGAAGGGCCATAAAAACCCTGATTAATTAGGAGGGAGCAGCCTGGATTTCATTCAGAAATGGTTTTGCTCCTCGTCTGCCAGTAAAGGCAGCATCCTCTCTGAGATTGCCAGGGAGCTCAGAGCTGCCAAagcttccccccgccccagcacaaCATGGAGAGAGGTCAACGGATGGGACTGGAAGGAGATGAAATGCGGCCTAGAACAAGCAGGAAAAGGACAGAGGGAGATCTGGGAATGGCAGCCAAGTAGAGAGAGTTGGACTGAGGGAGAGAATAGGGACAAGAGTGAAAGACCCCCATCCTTTCCACACCTCTTCCTTGGTAATCCCTGCCACCTATCTCTCCCTGCATCCCCAATCTTGTGGTTTCATGTGCAGTCACTCCTGTGCATGCGGACCATAACTTATAGTCTGTTGTATAGCCCCAagccccaggccagtgctctgcacacagtaggctctccatAAATGTTTGATAGTTATGGTTTTTattgtgtgttaagcactagggtagatagaagataaacaaATGAGACATAATCCTGGGAAGCCATTGCTGTCACTCAAAAGACACCAGATGCCCCTTTGCCAACCCGGAAGTCATAAGCATAACGTACGTTTACCTGTGTTATGCAGGGCACACAACATAACATAATTAGATCGTAAGGGACCTTCTATGTAGAATTGTAGAATGCATTCCTTGGGAATCCCCtgacctcttccctctctccaggccattGCCTTCCCCTTCCAGGCCCCCGGGCCATTTCTGAGCCATGGGATGTGGCAAAGCTGAGGAAGGactgggcattaaaataaaaatgccagCAATAGACCCCCACAGAGCCTTATCAGGgccagacaggggacagaccagctgaaaaccggaTTGGTGTAAAACCGGAGGAATGGCCACCTTAGTTGTTGTGGAGGAGGACGGCGCAGTTGCAACATTTCCTCAGTCACTTCCCAAATACTCTGCCAGATAAGGATTTGCCTAAAATGGAGTCTGGAGATGCCTTGGGGTTTGCTAGGGTTCCAGAGCTGGATGTTGCTACAGTTTGGAGGGCCAGGGAGTTGGGGCTAACAGCTGTTTGGGGGAAAACCATTGGGGTTGGAGTCCCAAGGGTGCTCAGGAGAGGGGACACTAAAACATCAATCAATAAGTGttatgtattgagcacatactatgtgctgaacactgtactgtagTAAGAAAAagttgagaaagcacaatacaacagagttagtgaaaAGGAGGAGCCATGATTGCTTCAGGTGCCCAAGGCAAGGCAGTGTCCcagccaccgacccctggctgTGAGGGGAGAATTCGTGGGCGGGGTGAGGATTGGGGCTGGTGGAAGTGGGCAGAGAAGACCCCCAACATCAGCGGCTTTTGTTAAACGGAGACCGTCGGGGGAGCACGTGAACACGACAAGCTAGCCTCATGCCTGTTTCCCCCGCCTCTTCCCCAGAGGACGTCTTTCCCTGCAAGGACTGCGGCATCTGGTACCGGAGCGAGAGGAACCTGCAGGCCCACCTCATGTACTACTGCGCCAGCCGCCAGAGCTCCAGCTCCCCATCCGCGGAGGAGAAGCCCAAGGACACGTACCCCAATGAGCgcatctgccccttcccccagtgCAAGAAGAGCTGCCCCAGCGCCAGCTCTCTGGAGATCCACATGCGCAGCCATAGCGGTAAGGACGCCCTGGAGGCTGCTGTGAGCCAGAGCCGGAAGGACACCTGGGTGGCTCCTCACAGCCACATGTCCTAATggtgtctctgcccctgctcttgtcTCTCCTTTCCATCGGGTCATGTTCTGGCCTCCCGAGCAGCAGAGACATGGGCTGAGGGACAGGCTCAGCAGAAAGGGcactgtgggggtcccttgaaatgagaagttgggggtgggagtCTCAGCTCTCTCTTGGATCCCAGGAGCAGCCATCTCCCACCCAGAGGAGGGTTGGAGCTCGCCAGGGGCTCCTTGGCTAGTAAGGACCTAGAGGCCCAGCTTCTTTTGGGTCCTCTGCCTTTACCCCACACAGAATTGAGTGCGTACCAGGCGATGTCCTGCTGTCTGCTTGTAGAGAAGCTTCCAGAGAGGGCACTGCCCAATCCtttgtccttgttaagcacttactctgttccattcactaggccaaaccctgggttagacacaagctaattaggttggacccagcccatgcccctcatagggctcacagtcaatccccattttatagttgacattactgaggcacagaaaagttacatgacctgcccgaggtcccacaggagacaagtggaggagccgggattaaaactcaggtccttctgattcccaggcctgtgctcttttcactagaccctgctgcttctcatgctctctCTCTGCCTCGGGGCCTAGATCAGAAacaggggcaataataataatggtatttgttactttgtgccaagcagtgtactgagtgctggggttgattcaagacagtcagatcagacacagtccttgcccagtgTGGAGTTCACAGTATAGATAGGACAGAGAGCAGGTGTGGAATCTCTACCTTATAGAAGGTAGAGAAAACTGAAgttcagaaaagtaaagtgactggtccaaggtcacacggcaggcaagtggcagagccaagactagaaaccaggtcctctgaccgccccccacccccagccacccccaggtccatgctctttccacgaggccacacatatccacccaacacacacacgccCGCATTCTCATCCCTCAGCAGAAATGGGCCTAGGTATTATTTTCTTAGCTCTGGCCTGCCCTGACCCCATCTCATCCCCACAGTGCATTGGTGTAAAAAACCTCCCCACCCAGGCTACGGCCCCCAGGCAATCGCCACTTCTGCCGCCCCTGGACCCAGGCCGCACTCCACCTCCTAACGCCACCCTGTCACCTTCCATCTTGCAGGAGAGAGGCCGTTTGTCTGTCTGATCTGTCTGTCGGCGTTCACCACAAAGGCCAACTGTGAGAGACACCTGAAGGTGCACACAGACACACTGAATGGTAAGAAGGAGTGGCAGGAAGGGAGGACCTGTCCAGGGACTGTGGAGCAAGACACACACATCCGGCCCACTACACTAGAATGACCCCAACCACGCAGGCTGAAGATCTGAGAATTGCAGACCAAAGTCAGGAAGGCCGGCGGGATCCAGAAGAGACACGGGCAGAGAAGcccaggggtggggaaagaggggccTGACCTtcagcttcctttttttttaatagtatttgttaagtggttattatagGTCAGATtactctaagccctgggatagatacaagtcaatcaggcctGATATAGTTCCTCTCCCCCAtaagactcccagtctaagtaggagggagaataggtattgagtccctattttgcagttgaggaaactgaggcacagagaagttaaatggcttgtccaaggtcacacagcagataagtggcggagccgggataagaacctctggctcccagccccgggctttatccattaggccacgctgcttcttatttctTGCCGTTAGTCTTTTCACTAATACGTGCGCCCCACTCCCAGAGGGCATGGTCCAGGATCTGGATTCCGCAGTTATtagcagtcccagtcccaccgcACCTGGGGCACTGACTCTGGGCCCGATGCTTTTAGGAGTCTGCCACAGCTGTGGCTTCGTCTCGACCACCCGGGATATTCTGTACAGCCATCTGGTGACCAATCACATGATCTGCCAGCCGGGATCCAAAGGCGAACTATACTCCCCCAACTCAGGGCTCCCAGCCACTAAGCCGGCCCCCCCCAGGTAAGCCACTGTCCCGCGGGAGGGCAGAGCGGCCAGGACTGCCGCACCGAGCCTTGTGGTGGGGgtgggcttgggggtgggagacaaggagggtgaggaggagaaggaagaggaggaaagctaAAGTTATTCAGGAAAGCGGAGGTGGGGGAAGGTCAGAGGAGTGAGAGGTACTTGAGCTGCAGAGCTGCCTGGCTTATGCTTCtgcctcctaaataataataatagcatttattaagtgcttactaagtgcaaagcactgttctaagcgctggggaggttataaggtgattgggttgtcccactggggactcacagtcttaaaccccattttccagatgaggtagctgaggcacagagaagttaagtgacttgcccaaagtcacacagctggcaactggcggagcaaACTGCCACCCTATTCActgccccatccctttgcacagatttattactctatttatttcacttgtacatattcactattctatttattttattttgttaatatgttttgttgtctgtctcccccttctagcctgtgagcccgttgttgggaagggaccgtctctatatgttgccaacttgtacttcccaagcgcttagtacagtgctctgcacacagtaagtgctcaataaatacgactgaatgaatgaaaagagactcAGGGACCAGTGGGTTATGAGCTAGAACtcccccctctctgccacttcgaAGCCTGTTACCACCCACGTGCCCGCCGTGATcctttcccaagttcttggttTAAGGCAGGGCCTCCAGgctggctcagtaaataccgtgacTGCCCCCATTCCGCCTCTGCCTCTCCACAGCCCGGGCCAGTGGGTCCAGAGGCAGTTGGGAATGCTGTTCTTGACCTCcagttccctcttttcccctcccagcagGTCTGGCCCAGGGGAGGATCACCCCAGTCCTCAAATGCAGCGTCCCCAGCCTCGCCGCCGACAGTCTCCCCAGCCTCCAGCAGCATGTGATCCCGCACGGTCCCCCGGTGGCCCCCGCCCCTGGCCCGGGGCCCCTACAGCCCGAGTCCCCCCCTGCCACCCCGGACCCCGTGGGCCGGAGACCCCGGGCCGAGATGGAGAATGGAGACGCCCCCGGGGAGGGCTGCTCTTCCGCCTCGTCCTCAGCCAGCGAGGAGGCGATGCCAACCATGAGCGTCAAACAGGAGCTCGAGGAGAGCCATGGCGCCGGGCCAGAGGGGGCCACGGGCCGCTGCCCAGGAGAGCCCGGACCCTCCTCCAGGACCCCGTCCCCGCACAGCCCGCCGTTGGTTAAGGTGAAGTCGGAGCTGGCCAGCCCCACCCCAGGGTCCAGCCCGGTACCCAGCGAGCCCTGCCCAGGCCACGCCGGGGGCACCGTCTTCCTCCCGCAGTACCTGTTCAGTCCCGAAGCCTCCGTGGTCCCCCAGGCCTCGGAGATCCTAGCCAAGATGTCCGAGCTGGTGCACAGCCGGCTGAAGCAGGGgcacggcgggggcggcggccccCCGGCCCTGTTCGCCGGGACCCCCGTGCCCAAGGGGGCCACCTGCTTCGAGTGTGAGATCACCTTCAACAACATCAACAACTACTACGTGCACAAGCGGCTCTACTGCTCCAGCCGCCACCTGCCCGAGGACGGCCCGCCGGGAGTCCGCAAGCCCAAAAGCGCGGGCCCCAGAGGCTCCCCGGGGGCAGCCCCTGCCCGGGCGCTCCTGTCCCCGCAGCCACCCGAGGGCCAGGGGGCACCCACACCCCCGGATGGGGGGGGACGAAGGGGACACCCGCTCCCCGCCCGGCCCCGAAGCCAGAGCGGAGGAGGGCGGCCGGCCCAGGGGGGCCTCCCCGGAGGCGGACGGAGCCGGGCGGGGGAGCGAGGGCAGCCAGAGCCCCAGCAGTTCCGGGGGCGACCCCGACGACGACCCCACCAAGACCGTGTGCGAGGCCTGCAACATCCGCTTCAGCCGCCACGAGACCTACACGGTGCACAAGCGCTTCTACTGTGCCTCGCGGCACGACCCCCCGCTGCGGCGGCCCGGCTCCACCGCCAAGGTGGCCTTCCTGCCCCAGCCGGTGCGCACCCGCAAGCGCCGCAAGCTCTATGAGATCCACGCCGCCACCGTGGCCACCGCCGCTGCTCCCGGGCCGGCCCTCCTGccggcccctctcccccatcGCCGCCCCCAGCCACCTGGGGCTGACCCCACTGCCACCGCCACCTCTCCCCAGCGGGGCCCCGGCCCGGCCGACCCTCCCGCCCCGCTCCCCGGGGCCACCACCGcacccgcctccgccccttcGCCGAGTTCCGGCCCGGACGCCGAGGGCCCGATTGACCTGAGCAAAAAACCCCGCCTGCGCAGCGGGGAGGTCCAGCCGGCAGcaccgccacccccacccctcctcccgctGGCCGACTACCACGAATGCACACCCTGCCGGGTCAGCTTCCACAGCCTAGAGGCCTACTTGGCTCACAAGAAGTTCTACTGCCCCGCTGCCCCCCTCCAGCAGAGCGCCCTGGAGCAGCTACACAAGGTCAAGAGCCTCCCCAGGCTCCGACCCGCTGGGGCTAGTGCCCAAGGGTTTGCTGGGGAGGAGCCCGAGGGTCCTCCCGGGGCCCGGGTGAAAGTGGAGAAGGGGGCCGGCCCGGCCAAGGCCCCCAGCCTGCCAGCCGCGTTCCCCGCGGGGGACGTTCTACAGCGCTTCCTGGGCCCTAAGGCCCTCCACCTCCCCGAAGGGAAGGCCCCCCAGCTGGTCGTGTGTCCATACTGTCCCCTCAATGGGGCCGTCAAGGGAGACCTCATCGAGCACTTCCGTCACGCCCACGGCCTCTTTGTGGCCCAGCCGTTGGCAGGACACGTACTGGCCGAGGCCTCCGGCCCTCTGGCCCGGACGCCAGCTGGCAGTGGGGCAGAGAATAGCCTGCCCACTCCTCTCCCGCTTCCCCCCCTGGCCTCTTCTTCCAccgtctcttcctcttcctcctcgtcttcctcctcctcctcctcatcctcatccccacagccagGCCCCAGGCTCTCCAGGGACAGCTTCAATGGCCAAGACCCCAAGGagccccccatctcctccaatggcAGTCCTGTGCCTGCTGGCTCCCCCAGGCccgtcctgcctctctccccaacgGGCCCCTCCCTGCCGCTGTCACCAGTGCCTGAAGcccccctcctcaagccccccaccccgcccgtgTTCACGGACAAGAGCACCCAGCCCCCACCAACCAAGAGCCTCCCGGCCAACGCTCCCAACGGCAACCACAGATACTGTCGCTTGTGCAACATCAAGTTCAGCAGCCTGTCCACCTTCATAGCCCACAAGAAGTATTACTGCTCCTCTCACGCCGCGGAGCACGTAAAGTGAGCTCTGCCCTGGCTCCTCCCTCCACACTACAGTCGGGGCACACGCATGACCTGCTCCATCCTCAACATGGCAggcacccccccagccccggccagGGCACCACCTCCCACGGGAAGATAGGAGTAATTAGGTGCCCCTGAGGCTGCCCCtcggctcccccagctcccctccccacGATGGCCTAGGGCCGGATTTGAGGTCAAGGCAGCTGGGCTGGGTGCATatgctcttcctttcctcctccggtAAAGCACAAAAGACCCTCCTGGGCACACAGACAAGCCTGCCCCGACCCTTCCCCAAGCCATCCCTGAATCCTCCCCGGTATCCTGTGGCTCCAAGGAGAGGGCGTGCTCTCTGCTGACGTGCCCGCCAACTTCTGGCTGTCATGAGGGGGTGTGCGAATGTGGGCGGGGGGGAACCGGTGGAGAGGGTGGGTGTGGGTTGTCGAGtccttaggcacttactaaaacAATGCAATGGGCCATGAACGATCATAGATATCTCAGTTTTCTGGGAGGCAGgagtgaggagaggaaaagggtttTCCCAGGCAGCAGCAAGTGTCCATTACACCCCTACCCTCAGGGTGGCACTGGCCGGGCCAGGCATGGACCATCCCCCTGGTCAGGGGAGAATTTTCCAGATCCCTTCCCTCACTACCTGTTTTCATTTCACCTCATTTGCTGTTCCTGCAGTCAGAGGCCCAACAAGGGATTGGGATCCCTgccttctaaccccagctctgcccggtTTTCTCAAGGGCAGGCCGTTGGCCCCTGACAGGGAAGGGCTGGGCAGGCCGTGAAGACTAATCAGGCAATGGGCGGGtctctgctcttctcccccaCAATGACCTTCCTCAGGTAACTGGCCACCtgcccatttcccccactccaACTTTGATTCAGGTGCTTGGCAAGTGATTAAAGCAGGTGAGCAGATGTGGCCTGTGGCAAGATCAGGGGCCAGGAGTTTCACCTGTTTCTTCTCCAGATCTAATCCTCAGTCTAGAGCTGGGGTGGCTGATGAGCAGGAGAATTCAGGCAGCCTCCCTCTGGGCCCCTATCATGGGGAGAGCAGGGTGGGTCCCCCAGGCTAGAAATTGGCCCTTCCGATCCATAGTGGCCCTGGCGGGGACAGGCCAGATTGGGTGACTGAAGCAGACCTTGTATTGG
It contains:
- the ZFPM1 gene encoding LOW QUALITY PROTEIN: zinc finger protein ZFPM1 (The sequence of the model RefSeq protein was modified relative to this genomic sequence to represent the inferred CDS: deleted 1 base in 1 codon), which produces MSRRKQSNPRQIKRSLGDMEEGEDNQAEDISQSEREGDTSDPEASAEGDALSSPASIESEAKEVLESPKDPEKQEPDKDPKEADPWNGPDELELILVEGESRVRARRSLPEGLCWGPFSGNIQSEQASPGRGNPSPPLTLLLGDEHCWLTRLPLVSSEAEANSVIYRKEEAVWCKTTKPVSGEELMTTFIMAEPQGIPNHTVKTEPGDPTYPVTLHSEIQLLPQQAGMAAILATAVVNKDVFPCKDCGIWYRSERNLQAHLMYYCASRQSSSSPSAEEKPKDTYPNERICPFPQCKKSCPSASSLEIHMRSHSGERPFVCLICLSAFTTKANCERHLKVHTDTLNGVCHSCGFVSTTRDILYSHLVTNHMICQPGSKGELYSPNSGLPATKPAPPAGLAQGRITPVLKCSVPSLAADSLPSLQQHVIPHGPPVAPAPGPGPLQPESPPATPDPVGRRPRAEMENGDAPGEGCSSASSSASEEAMPTMSVKQELEESHGAGPEGATGRCPGEPGPSSRTPSPHSPPLVKVKSELASPTPGSSPVPSEPCPGHAGGTVFLPQYLFSPEASVVPQASEILAKMSELVHSRLKQGHGGGGGPPALFAGTPVPKGATCFECEITFNNINNYYVHKRLYCSSRHLPEDGPPGVRKPKSAGPRGSPGAAPARALLSPQPPEGQGAPTPPDGGDEGDTRSPPGPEARAEEGGRPRGASPEADGAGRGSEGSQSPSSSGGDPDDDPTKTVCEACNIRFSRHETYTVHKRFYCASRHDPPLRRPGSTAKVAFLPQPVRTRKRRKLYEIHAATVATAAAPGPALLPAPLPHRRPQPPGADPTATATSPQRGPGPADPPAPLPGATTAPASAPSPSSGPDAEGPIDLSKKPRLRSGEVQPAAPPPPPLLPLADYHECTPCRVSFHSLEAYLAHKKFYCPAAPLQQSALEQLHKVKSLPRLRPAGASAQGFAGEEPEGPPGARVKVEKGAGPAKAPSLPAAFPAGDVLQRFLGPKALHLPEGKAPQLVVCPYCPLNGAVKGDLIEHFRHAHGLFVAQPLAGHVLAEASGPLARTPAGSGAENSLPTPLPLPPLASSSTVSSSSSSSSSSSSSSSSPQPGPRLSRDSFNGQDPKEPPISSNGSPVPAGSPRPVLPLSPTGPSLPLSPVPEAPLLKPPTPPVFTDKSTQPPPTKSLPANAPNGNHRYCRLCNIKFSSLSTFIAHKKYYCSSHAAEHVK